One Sodalis praecaptivus DNA segment encodes these proteins:
- a CDS encoding DAK2 domain-containing protein, whose amino-acid sequence MIDCPQLLAAISRIITRLPDAAPELNALDGTLGDGDLGATLEHCAGEMRAAMASDAMIQAVNGDDPLMHALRTLSLACAKASGSSFGTLMAQGLLTAARFCHGKTTLSQSDFATLLHEVVAALAHRGGAGLGDKTLLDGLHALALALESQPAPADPRALMRATLEETLAAFRQRPNRIGRARMFAERSIGLDDPGQVALLRMVEAL is encoded by the coding sequence ATGATCGATTGCCCGCAGCTCCTGGCGGCGATAAGCCGCATCATCACGCGTCTGCCCGACGCCGCCCCGGAACTGAATGCCCTGGACGGCACGTTGGGCGATGGCGATCTGGGCGCGACACTTGAACACTGCGCAGGGGAAATGCGCGCGGCGATGGCCTCTGACGCCATGATCCAGGCCGTCAACGGCGACGATCCGCTCATGCACGCCTTGCGCACGCTGTCGTTGGCCTGCGCCAAAGCCTCCGGTTCCAGTTTCGGCACGCTCATGGCGCAGGGACTGCTGACCGCCGCCCGTTTCTGCCACGGTAAAACCACGCTCTCCCAGAGCGATTTCGCCACGCTGCTGCATGAGGTCGTGGCGGCGCTGGCACACCGCGGCGGGGCCGGTCTGGGCGATAAAACCCTGCTTGATGGTCTGCACGCGCTGGCGCTGGCGCTAGAGAGCCAGCCGGCGCCGGCGGATCCACGCGCCCTGATGCGCGCCACGCTTGAAGAGACGCTGGCCGCATTTCGGCAACGGCCCAACCGCATCGGCCGCGCGCGCATGTTCGCGGAACGCTCTATCGGTCTGGACGATCCCGGCCAGGTGGCGCTGCTGCGGATGGTGGAAGCTTTGTAA
- a CDS encoding dihydroxyacetone kinase subunit DhaK yields MKKILNDPARYVDDMLDGLCAAYPQHYRRAGDNGRVRAHADSAAAGKVGIVTGGGSGHLPLFHGYVGPGLAGACAIGNVFAGPRVDDCLTAMRLSNGGAGILQLYGNYGGDKMNFDMAQEFAEMEGIDVKSVRMTDDIASAPLAEQHKRRGVAGLVYAYKLAGAKADTGASLAEVTATAEKAVAACRSIGVALSACVVPESGRPAFSLTEDEMEFGMGIHGEPGIWRGKIRPAAALADDMLARLWEEIPAARGDRISLMVNSLGATPLEELYIVYQTLARRLGERQVEVVAPLIGRYATSMEMSGFSLTLCALDNELETLLRAPASSPFWSQP; encoded by the coding sequence TTGAAAAAGATCCTTAATGACCCCGCCCGTTATGTCGACGATATGTTGGACGGCCTGTGCGCCGCTTACCCGCAGCACTATCGGCGGGCCGGGGATAACGGGCGGGTGCGGGCTCACGCCGACAGCGCCGCGGCGGGCAAAGTCGGTATTGTGACCGGCGGCGGATCCGGCCACCTGCCGTTATTTCATGGCTATGTGGGGCCGGGTCTGGCCGGGGCTTGCGCCATCGGTAATGTCTTCGCCGGCCCGCGCGTCGATGATTGCCTGACGGCGATGCGCCTTAGCAACGGCGGCGCGGGAATTTTGCAGCTGTACGGTAATTATGGCGGCGACAAAATGAATTTTGATATGGCGCAGGAATTCGCCGAAATGGAGGGCATCGACGTTAAAAGCGTGCGCATGACCGACGATATCGCCAGCGCGCCGCTAGCGGAGCAGCACAAGCGACGCGGCGTCGCGGGCCTGGTGTACGCCTATAAGCTGGCCGGCGCCAAAGCGGATACCGGCGCATCCCTTGCCGAGGTCACGGCCACCGCCGAAAAAGCGGTAGCCGCCTGTCGCTCCATTGGCGTCGCCCTGTCTGCATGCGTGGTGCCGGAGTCGGGACGCCCCGCCTTTAGCCTGACCGAAGACGAAATGGAGTTTGGTATGGGCATTCACGGCGAACCGGGCATTTGGCGCGGGAAAATACGGCCCGCCGCCGCGCTGGCCGATGACATGCTGGCGCGACTTTGGGAAGAGATCCCCGCCGCACGCGGCGATCGCATTTCGCTGATGGTTAACAGTCTCGGCGCCACGCCGCTGGAGGAACTGTACATCGTTTACCAAACGCTGGCGCGGCGGCTCGGCGAACGTCAAGTGGAAGTGGTGGCGCCGCTCATCGGTCGCTACGCCACGTCGATGGAGATGAGCGGTTTTTCCCTTACCCTGTGCGCGCTAGACAATGAGCTTGAAACGCTGCTGCGCGCTCCCGCCTCAAGCCCATTCTGGAGTCAACCATGA
- a CDS encoding aldehyde dehydrogenase (NADP(+)) — translation MELTGNLILGNCCPRGGGNGFYADEPSQDCPLAPEFFAADAADVDRACQLAEQAFDAYRALPLSTRADFLTRIGENILALGECLIIRAMQETGLPRGRIEGERARTVGQLAMFAAVVRRGEFLQAIVEEALPERKPLPRPDLRQCHIPLGPVAVFGASNFPLAFSVAGGDSASALAAGCPIVVKAHPSHPGTSELVGRAIQQAAQQLALPEGVFSLLHGGGHEVGEQLVTHPLIQAVGFTGSRAGGLALLALAQRRTVPVPFYAEMSSINPQILLPAALANRSTELATRFVDSLTLGVGQFCTSPGLVLALEGKALTQFCQHLTATLAKAPAATMLSRGIWQAWRDKAAGLAAVDGVSLLAQGQPAQSANQGQASVLYTDGAHFLAEPRLSEEVFGPTSLVVGFDDDAQLQQAIRALEGQLTLTLHVDEADHPLAQTLLPTLERRAGRLLVNGFPTGVDVGYAMVHGGPFPATSDARSTSVGAGAIARFLRPVCYQDFPDALLPAALRQEAAIPVQRY, via the coding sequence ATGGAACTGACGGGTAATCTGATTTTGGGGAATTGCTGCCCCCGGGGCGGCGGCAACGGATTCTATGCGGATGAGCCTAGCCAGGACTGTCCCCTGGCGCCCGAGTTTTTCGCCGCCGATGCCGCGGATGTCGACCGCGCCTGCCAACTGGCCGAGCAGGCCTTTGACGCCTACCGCGCGCTGCCGTTGTCGACCCGCGCCGACTTTTTAACGCGCATCGGCGAAAACATCCTGGCGCTGGGGGAGTGCCTTATCATCCGCGCCATGCAGGAGACCGGTCTGCCTCGCGGCCGCATTGAAGGGGAACGCGCCCGCACCGTCGGCCAGTTGGCGATGTTTGCCGCGGTGGTGCGCCGGGGGGAATTTTTGCAGGCCATCGTCGAGGAAGCGCTGCCGGAGCGTAAGCCGCTGCCGCGTCCCGACCTACGCCAGTGCCACATCCCGCTCGGCCCGGTGGCGGTGTTCGGCGCCAGCAATTTCCCGCTGGCGTTTTCCGTGGCCGGCGGCGATAGCGCCTCGGCGCTGGCGGCCGGGTGCCCCATCGTGGTAAAAGCCCACCCGTCCCACCCCGGCACCAGCGAACTCGTCGGACGTGCCATACAACAAGCGGCACAGCAGCTCGCGCTACCGGAAGGGGTTTTCTCCCTGTTGCACGGCGGCGGCCATGAGGTGGGGGAGCAATTGGTCACGCATCCGCTTATCCAAGCCGTGGGATTTACCGGCTCGCGCGCGGGCGGCCTGGCGCTGCTGGCGCTGGCGCAGCGGCGAACGGTGCCTGTGCCCTTTTACGCCGAGATGAGCAGCATTAATCCGCAGATCCTGCTGCCCGCGGCGCTGGCGAACCGATCAACGGAGCTGGCCACCCGCTTTGTGGACTCGCTGACCTTGGGCGTCGGCCAATTTTGCACCAGTCCGGGGCTGGTCCTGGCGCTAGAGGGCAAAGCGCTGACGCAATTCTGCCAGCATCTGACCGCAACACTTGCCAAGGCCCCCGCCGCCACCATGTTAAGCCGCGGGATTTGGCAGGCCTGGCGGGATAAAGCCGCAGGGCTGGCCGCCGTCGACGGCGTGAGCCTGCTGGCCCAGGGGCAACCGGCGCAAAGCGCCAATCAGGGGCAGGCGTCGGTGCTCTACACCGACGGGGCGCACTTTCTTGCCGAGCCTCGGTTGAGCGAAGAAGTGTTCGGCCCCACGTCGCTGGTGGTGGGCTTTGACGATGACGCGCAATTACAGCAGGCCATCCGCGCGCTGGAGGGGCAGTTGACCTTGACCCTGCATGTGGACGAGGCCGACCATCCGCTCGCCCAGACGCTGCTGCCAACGCTTGAGCGTCGCGCTGGCCGCCTATTGGTCAATGGTTTTCCCACCGGGGTGGACGTTGGCTATGCCATGGTTCACGGCGGTCCGTTTCCAGCCACCAGCGACGCGCGCTCGACGTCGGTCGGCGCCGGCGCCATTGCCCGTTTCCTGCGGCCGGTGTGCTATCAGGATTTCCCGGATGCGCTGCTGCCCGCAGCGCTGCGCCAGGAGGCCGCCATCCCGGTGCAGCGGTATTGA
- a CDS encoding MFS transporter encodes MSSAYATGVGPAPTPSPNHHSLASRIDALPASRGLWLFISLLALGGFFELYDLFETGYISAGLIAANIFHTGSDGVLGFSDQAAFASATFLGLFVGSSLLAPYADRFGRRLTFMCALAWYGCFSLVMAFQNSAEGIILCRFLVGIGLGIELVTIDTYLTEWVPAHLRSRAFAFSFFVQFLSVPTVAIMSWWLIPKTFLHLEGWRWVVIAGALCSLVIWFIRKNLPESARWLAQQGRHREAHQVMCAMEKRCGREPGADFPADDVAAQLPKRGRFREIWSPAYRQRTLMLVVMNFFQAIGFFGFGNWLPALLSGKGSTITHSLLYAFFITLAYPLGSLICSRYADKIENKWQIVLSSLMTVVFGTLFALLTHPVMLIVCGFLITYSNAWLTFSYHAYQTEIFPTHIRARAVGFCYSFSRLSTVFSSILIGLILQYAGAGGVITFIVLSMVMVMLSVGIYGPRTRGIDLENI; translated from the coding sequence ATGTCATCCGCTTACGCTACCGGCGTGGGGCCCGCGCCGACGCCCTCACCGAACCATCACAGCTTGGCCAGCCGCATCGACGCCTTACCCGCCTCACGGGGGCTGTGGCTCTTTATCTCTTTACTTGCGCTTGGCGGTTTTTTTGAGTTGTATGACCTCTTTGAAACCGGTTATATCAGCGCGGGATTAATCGCCGCCAATATCTTCCATACCGGCAGCGATGGGGTATTGGGCTTTTCCGATCAGGCGGCGTTTGCTTCCGCCACCTTCTTGGGTCTGTTTGTGGGCAGCAGCCTGCTTGCCCCCTATGCGGACCGTTTCGGCCGTCGCCTGACCTTTATGTGCGCGCTGGCCTGGTACGGCTGTTTTTCCCTGGTCATGGCGTTCCAGAACAGTGCGGAAGGTATCATTCTGTGCCGTTTCCTGGTGGGTATCGGGCTGGGCATCGAGCTGGTGACTATCGATACCTACCTGACGGAGTGGGTGCCGGCCCACCTGCGCAGCCGGGCGTTCGCGTTCTCATTTTTCGTACAGTTTCTGTCGGTGCCTACCGTGGCCATCATGTCGTGGTGGTTGATCCCGAAAACCTTTCTGCACCTTGAGGGCTGGCGCTGGGTGGTGATTGCCGGCGCCCTGTGTTCGCTGGTTATTTGGTTTATTCGTAAAAATTTGCCGGAATCCGCGCGCTGGCTGGCTCAGCAGGGACGCCACCGCGAGGCGCACCAGGTCATGTGCGCCATGGAAAAGCGCTGCGGGCGCGAGCCTGGCGCCGATTTTCCCGCCGACGATGTCGCGGCGCAGTTACCCAAGCGGGGCCGCTTTCGCGAAATTTGGTCGCCCGCCTACCGTCAACGCACCCTGATGTTGGTGGTGATGAATTTTTTTCAGGCGATCGGCTTCTTTGGCTTTGGCAACTGGCTGCCGGCGCTGCTGTCGGGCAAGGGCTCGACCATTACCCACAGTCTGCTGTATGCCTTTTTTATCACCCTCGCCTATCCTTTAGGATCGTTAATTTGCAGCCGCTACGCCGATAAGATCGAGAACAAGTGGCAAATCGTCCTATCATCGCTCATGACGGTGGTGTTCGGCACGCTGTTTGCGCTGCTGACCCACCCGGTGATGCTGATCGTCTGCGGTTTTCTGATTACCTATTCCAATGCGTGGCTGACCTTTAGCTATCATGCGTATCAAACCGAGATCTTCCCCACCCATATTCGCGCCCGAGCCGTTGGCTTTTGCTATTCCTTTAGCCGATTATCCACGGTCTTCAGCAGTATTCTTATCGGTCTTATTTTGCAATACGCCGGCGCCGGCGGCGTCATCACCTTTATTGTCTTGAGTATGGTGATGGTCATGCTGTCGGTGGGAATTTACGGTCCGCGCACCCGCGGCATTGATCTGGAAAACATCTAA
- a CDS encoding dihydrodipicolinate synthase family protein yields the protein MPQNNHADLKAKLRGVLPPIAMPFNEQGELVKGGLKPQIDFIIDSGASAIVVGGSTGEGHTLSDEEFKQAMTEAYDANRGRVPFVAGLIVNSTRQAIARVKLLEGLKLDALQVTPVHYLFKPDADATVRHFREIYDATGIPILIYNVIPWNYLSLELMSRIMEEVPGVVGMKQSSGDLKAVSDLLLSCPDKIIVSGVDALLYPGFALGCQGAISALTSAVPSVVHKMFTAVEQNDHRTARDLHFRLAKLWNTLPHDNLPACVKYIQSLQGVPLFQPRPPMQPVSEALKREIKQAFDQLMS from the coding sequence ATGCCTCAGAATAACCATGCCGATCTCAAGGCGAAACTGCGCGGCGTGCTGCCGCCCATCGCTATGCCGTTTAATGAACAGGGCGAACTGGTAAAAGGCGGTTTAAAGCCGCAAATTGACTTTATTATCGACAGCGGCGCCAGCGCGATCGTGGTCGGCGGCAGTACCGGCGAGGGCCACACTCTGTCGGACGAGGAATTCAAACAGGCGATGACCGAGGCGTATGACGCCAACCGGGGGCGCGTGCCGTTTGTGGCGGGACTTATCGTCAACAGCACGCGGCAGGCAATTGCGCGGGTGAAGTTGCTTGAAGGGCTGAAGCTTGATGCGCTCCAGGTGACGCCGGTTCACTACTTGTTCAAGCCCGACGCGGACGCCACCGTACGCCATTTCCGCGAGATTTATGACGCCACCGGCATTCCGATTCTGATTTATAACGTCATTCCCTGGAATTATCTCAGCCTGGAGCTGATGAGCCGCATTATGGAAGAAGTGCCGGGGGTGGTGGGGATGAAGCAAAGCTCCGGCGACCTGAAAGCCGTATCCGATTTGTTGCTCAGCTGTCCGGACAAAATTATCGTCAGCGGCGTGGATGCGCTGTTGTATCCCGGTTTTGCCCTGGGCTGTCAGGGCGCCATTTCGGCGTTGACCAGCGCGGTACCGTCGGTAGTGCACAAAATGTTCACCGCCGTGGAGCAAAACGATCACCGAACGGCGCGGGATTTACATTTCCGCCTGGCCAAACTGTGGAACACTTTACCCCACGATAATCTGCCGGCCTGCGTGAAGTATATTCAGTCGTTGCAGGGGGTGCCGCTGTTCCAGCCGCGTCCGCCCATGCAGCCCGTCAGCGAGGCGTTAAAACGTGAAATCAAACAGGCCTTTGATCAGCTTATGAGTTAG
- a CDS encoding TenA family protein gives MNRTAFEHGLYGRLKQEAGHHWQAYIHHDFVRQLAAGTLPDGAFRRYLVQDYLFLIHFARAYALLAYKLRTLPEIRAAVVSLEAIVKELPMHVAYCAQWGLREEEMAKEPEASETLTYTRYVLDIGQSGDVLDLLVALIPCVAGYAEIGQRLRDDPATVLAGNPYAEWIQNYSDGDYLSGARAAIDQLERVGLARGAEQRFDALSAIFTTATRLESAFWQMGLTPHPTVIAV, from the coding sequence ATGAATCGAACCGCTTTCGAGCACGGTCTGTACGGACGCTTAAAACAAGAAGCAGGCCATCACTGGCAGGCTTATATTCATCACGATTTTGTCCGCCAACTGGCGGCGGGTACGCTGCCGGACGGCGCTTTTCGCCGCTATCTGGTGCAAGACTATCTCTTTCTTATTCATTTCGCCCGGGCTTACGCCCTGTTGGCCTACAAATTGCGTACGCTGCCGGAGATCCGCGCCGCGGTAGTTTCCCTGGAGGCTATCGTGAAAGAATTGCCGATGCATGTGGCCTATTGCGCGCAATGGGGGCTGCGCGAGGAGGAGATGGCTAAAGAGCCCGAAGCCAGCGAGACATTGACCTATACCCGCTATGTGCTGGATATCGGCCAGTCCGGCGATGTCCTTGACTTGCTGGTCGCGTTGATTCCCTGCGTCGCGGGCTATGCCGAAATCGGCCAGCGCCTACGGGATGATCCGGCCACGGTTCTGGCGGGCAATCCCTATGCTGAATGGATCCAGAATTACTCTGACGGCGACTATCTGAGCGGCGCGCGGGCCGCCATCGATCAATTAGAGCGCGTAGGCCTGGCGCGCGGCGCCGAACAGCGTTTTGACGCGCTGTCCGCCATTTTCACCACCGCCACCCGGCTGGAAAGCGCTTTCTGGCAAATGGGGTTGACGCCCCACCCCACGGTAATAGCCGTATGA
- a CDS encoding ABC transporter ATP-binding protein — MIAAATPAPPAAIGIVVRDLTLRLNNRVLFDKLNFTLDGGQCAAVLGASGVGKTSLLKIIAGLTPADAGTVSGSDGLPLAGRIAYMGQKDLLYPWLTVKQNITLGARLRREKAESDWADYLLAEVGLDGVGACLPAALSGGMRQRAALARTLYERQPVVLMDEPFSALDTLTRAKIQALSARLLSAHTVMLITHDPLEACRLSHRLWVLAGQPARFLTGLDLAGEPPRAPDDPAVQQSQGALLRQLLGSAE, encoded by the coding sequence ATGATCGCTGCCGCGACGCCCGCGCCCCCCGCGGCAATCGGGATTGTGGTGCGTGACCTGACGCTGCGCCTGAATAATCGGGTCCTGTTCGACAAACTGAATTTTACCCTCGACGGCGGCCAATGCGCTGCGGTGCTGGGCGCGAGCGGCGTGGGTAAAACCAGCCTGCTGAAGATCATCGCCGGTCTGACGCCGGCGGACGCCGGTACCGTCAGCGGCAGCGATGGCCTGCCCCTCGCCGGTCGGATTGCCTATATGGGGCAAAAAGACCTGCTCTATCCGTGGTTGACGGTGAAACAAAATATTACCCTCGGCGCGCGTTTGCGCAGAGAGAAAGCCGAGAGCGACTGGGCCGACTACTTACTGGCCGAGGTCGGCCTGGACGGCGTCGGCGCGTGCCTGCCCGCCGCGCTTTCCGGCGGTATGCGGCAGCGCGCCGCCCTGGCCCGAACGCTCTACGAACGTCAGCCCGTGGTACTGATGGACGAGCCGTTCTCTGCCCTCGACACCCTGACCCGCGCCAAGATCCAGGCGCTGTCGGCACGGTTGCTTAGCGCGCATACCGTGATGCTTATCACCCACGATCCCCTCGAGGCGTGCCGCCTGAGCCATCGGTTGTGGGTCCTCGCCGGGCAACCCGCGCGGTTTCTCACCGGCCTGGACCTTGCCGGCGAGCCGCCGCGGGCGCCGGATGATCCCGCCGTGCAGCAAAGCCAGGGCGCGCTGTTGCGCCAACTACTGGGGAGCGCGGAATGA
- a CDS encoding IclR family transcriptional regulator: protein MNNSANSETTNQASIKSLTKVLQILECFSQRDANLTPAEIAGRTGLPRATTHRLVSSLRDIGLLEQNGKRDTYKLGMKLFQLGSLVLHNLDLDSHARPYATQLQLITGENTHLCIFDGAQMAYVERQAMNSSGNTMITRIEAALVHCTSVGKAFLAWQPPTLINKIISDTLIERTPHTLTDGDALLAELRLTRERGYAFDLQENELNVHCVGAPVRGANGQVFAAVSVSGPADRLPLPRLEGLAGLVMETAHKISLELGWTPGRLQSAPSATAPLDALSSRPD from the coding sequence ATGAACAACAGCGCCAATAGTGAAACAACCAATCAGGCGTCAATCAAAAGCCTGACCAAGGTGCTGCAAATATTGGAATGCTTCTCTCAGCGGGATGCGAACCTGACGCCGGCCGAAATCGCCGGACGCACCGGGCTGCCGCGCGCCACCACCCATCGTCTGGTCTCCTCTCTGCGCGACATCGGCCTGTTGGAGCAAAACGGTAAACGCGACACCTATAAGCTGGGCATGAAATTATTCCAGTTGGGCAGTCTGGTGCTGCATAATCTCGACCTTGATAGCCACGCGCGGCCGTACGCCACCCAGTTGCAGTTGATTACCGGTGAAAACACCCATCTATGCATATTTGACGGCGCACAAATGGCCTATGTTGAGCGCCAGGCGATGAACAGCAGCGGCAACACCATGATAACCCGTATCGAAGCGGCGCTGGTGCATTGCACCAGCGTGGGCAAAGCGTTCCTTGCCTGGCAACCCCCTACGCTTATCAATAAAATCATCAGCGACACGCTGATTGAGCGCACGCCGCACACCTTGACCGACGGCGATGCCCTGCTTGCAGAGCTGCGGCTTACCCGCGAGCGGGGCTATGCTTTTGATCTGCAAGAAAATGAGCTGAACGTTCACTGCGTCGGCGCCCCCGTGCGCGGCGCCAATGGCCAGGTATTCGCCGCGGTCAGCGTCTCCGGGCCTGCGGATCGCCTTCCTCTGCCTCGACTGGAGGGGCTGGCCGGCCTGGTAATGGAAACCGCCCATAAAATCTCACTGGAACTCGGCTGGACGCCGGGCAGGCTCCAGAGCGCACCGTCCGCCACTGCGCCGCTTGACGCGCTGTCATCGCGTCCTGACTAA
- a CDS encoding LysR substrate-binding domain-containing protein, which produces MRSYRLPPLGAVKAFDAVATCGSFKLAAQQIGVTPTAISHQIRLLEQFLDTPVFIRGARQVQLTAAGQRLLQASTRAFADLLSAVEDIQRAKSPPTLTLTTTSNFLTHWLVPRLALMKACCPALDLRLHTSLDVMNLAHNAVDVAIRYSMAPDEALDTTLLYEDSFIAVASPALGLTPQGGLLTATLIHVEDRHIPQPAPDWRHWRALYGPAQLNVHAGLRFTDETHAIQAAIAGQGVAIVSRLLAKDFLDKAILCAPFAQTLPGGRYYFVTTREKSQRPDVMALKRWLTHCMAPSGA; this is translated from the coding sequence ATGCGATCTTATCGTCTCCCGCCGCTCGGCGCGGTCAAAGCCTTCGATGCGGTGGCCACCTGCGGCAGTTTCAAACTGGCGGCACAACAGATAGGCGTTACTCCAACGGCCATCAGTCACCAGATTCGGCTTCTGGAGCAATTCCTCGATACCCCGGTTTTTATCCGCGGCGCGCGGCAGGTCCAACTGACCGCCGCCGGCCAGCGTTTATTGCAGGCCTCCACCCGGGCCTTCGCCGACCTGTTGAGCGCGGTGGAGGATATCCAGCGGGCGAAATCGCCGCCGACCCTGACGCTGACCACCACTTCCAATTTTCTTACCCACTGGCTAGTGCCGCGCCTGGCCCTCATGAAAGCCTGCTGCCCGGCCCTGGACCTGCGATTGCATACCAGTCTGGACGTCATGAATCTGGCCCACAACGCGGTGGACGTCGCCATTCGCTATAGCATGGCGCCAGACGAGGCGCTGGATACCACCCTGCTGTATGAGGACAGTTTCATTGCGGTAGCCAGTCCGGCGCTTGGCCTGACCCCGCAGGGAGGATTACTCACCGCAACCTTGATTCATGTCGAGGACCGGCATATCCCCCAACCCGCGCCGGACTGGCGTCACTGGCGGGCGCTGTACGGGCCGGCGCAGCTCAACGTGCATGCCGGTCTACGGTTTACCGACGAAACGCACGCCATCCAGGCCGCCATTGCCGGTCAGGGGGTGGCGATTGTCAGCCGCCTGCTGGCGAAGGATTTTCTGGATAAAGCCATACTCTGCGCGCCGTTTGCCCAGACGTTACCGGGCGGGCGTTATTATTTCGTCACCACGCGCGAGAAATCCCAGCGCCCGGATGTCATGGCGCTAAAACGCTGGCTGACGCACTGTATGGCGCCATCCGGCGCCTAA
- a CDS encoding ABC transporter substrate-binding protein, producing MIKQSIAALLLAAAGYAGAADKITLVLDWHINPDHAPIIVAQQIGAFRAADLDVTLVPPSDPSLPPRLVAAKQADLAITYQPQLHFFADQGLPLVRVGTLIDTPLNTVMTLDKNIHTLADLKGKKIGFSVSGLEEATLDTMLRHDHLTLQDTQMVNVNFQLTSALMAGQVDAVIGGYRNIEALELQQQGKQPVVFDVEDYGVPAYDELIIVANKAALAEPKIKRFLAALQQGTDYLLAHPDESWRTFARAYPDLDTALYRRAWQATLPLFAKDPARLDVPRYQAYQQFLVDNHLITHPRPVSTYAVELR from the coding sequence ATGATAAAACAGAGTATTGCCGCTCTTCTCCTGGCCGCCGCCGGCTACGCCGGCGCCGCGGATAAAATTACGCTGGTGCTGGATTGGCATATCAACCCCGATCACGCACCGATTATCGTGGCTCAGCAGATAGGCGCCTTCCGGGCGGCGGATTTGGACGTTACGCTGGTGCCGCCGTCGGACCCGTCACTGCCGCCGCGGCTGGTGGCCGCCAAGCAAGCGGATCTGGCCATTACCTATCAGCCGCAGCTGCATTTTTTTGCCGATCAGGGGCTGCCGTTGGTGCGCGTCGGGACGCTTATCGACACCCCGCTTAATACGGTGATGACGCTGGATAAAAACATCCATACCCTGGCCGATTTGAAAGGCAAAAAAATCGGTTTTTCCGTCAGCGGTCTGGAGGAGGCAACGCTCGATACCATGTTGCGCCATGATCACTTGACCCTGCAAGATACCCAGATGGTCAACGTCAACTTTCAGCTGACCAGCGCGCTGATGGCGGGCCAGGTGGATGCGGTTATCGGCGGTTATCGCAATATCGAAGCGTTGGAACTCCAGCAGCAGGGCAAACAACCGGTAGTGTTTGACGTGGAAGACTACGGCGTGCCGGCGTATGACGAATTGATCATCGTCGCCAATAAAGCGGCATTGGCGGAACCCAAGATCAAGCGCTTTTTGGCGGCCCTGCAGCAGGGCACCGACTATTTGCTGGCACACCCTGATGAAAGCTGGCGGACGTTCGCCCGCGCCTATCCTGATCTGGATACGGCGCTCTACCGGCGCGCCTGGCAGGCCACGCTACCGCTGTTCGCCAAAGATCCGGCGCGGCTGGACGTACCGCGCTACCAGGCGTATCAGCAATTCCTCGTTGACAATCATCTGATTACCCACCCCCGCCCGGTCTCGACCTATGCCGTGGAGCTGCGTTAA
- a CDS encoding ABC transporter permease yields MIAAMDVPGARWRQGLTVTAGLLLLWWLITLTGIPAFLLPSPTAVATALWRGRLLLAHHGAITALEMMGGLLIGVVLGGLLALGMVYFPRLQRWLMPVVLTSQAIPVFALAPLLVLWFGYGMSAKVAMAVLIIFFPVVSAFFDGLRRVDNDYLDLARTLRASSYAQLRHVRLMAALPAFGSGLRMAAAVAPIGAIIGEWVGSAEGLGYVMLNANARMQADMCFAALLILVVMTLLLWTVVDALIRRLIFWTPENGA; encoded by the coding sequence ATGATAGCGGCGATGGATGTGCCGGGCGCGCGCTGGCGGCAAGGCCTGACGGTGACCGCCGGTCTGCTGTTGCTATGGTGGCTGATTACCCTGACGGGCATCCCCGCCTTCCTCCTACCCTCGCCGACGGCCGTGGCCACTGCGCTGTGGCGCGGCCGCCTTCTACTGGCGCATCACGGTGCTATCACCGCGCTGGAAATGATGGGCGGTCTACTGATCGGGGTGGTTTTGGGCGGGCTGCTGGCGCTGGGGATGGTTTATTTCCCCCGATTGCAGCGTTGGTTAATGCCGGTGGTGCTCACCAGCCAGGCGATACCGGTTTTCGCGCTGGCGCCGCTGCTGGTGCTGTGGTTCGGCTACGGCATGAGCGCCAAAGTGGCGATGGCGGTGCTTATCATCTTTTTCCCGGTCGTGTCGGCCTTTTTCGACGGGCTGCGCCGGGTAGATAACGACTATCTGGATTTGGCGCGCACCCTGCGCGCGTCGTCCTATGCGCAACTGCGCCATGTCAGATTGATGGCCGCGCTGCCGGCATTCGGTTCCGGGTTGCGCATGGCGGCCGCCGTCGCCCCTATCGGCGCCATTATCGGTGAGTGGGTCGGCTCGGCCGAAGGACTGGGGTATGTGATGCTTAACGCCAATGCGCGCATGCAGGCCGATATGTGTTTCGCCGCCCTGCTGATTCTGGTGGTAATGACGCTGTTGTTATGGACGGTAGTGGATGCGCTGATTCGGCGCCTTATTTTCTGGACGCCGGAAAACGGCGCCTGA